Proteins encoded together in one Camelina sativa cultivar DH55 chromosome 9, Cs, whole genome shotgun sequence window:
- the LOC104713983 gene encoding uncharacterized protein LOC104713983 isoform X2 has product MKISALGRGGSSPLSACFHPSATATNDDLPSSAPSPSYFSSGDLPNPTTTCHYHTNVGVFFLTWSQAFLRRSLHLHFYSCNSVNCYLHSPDCYRHSVPFTFRLEVKPLTFWRKHGSKKISRKPDIRIVWDLTHARFGLGPDPESGFYVAVIVSGEVGLLVGDGNEKERPRRQVLVSKKENLFGNRVYSTKIKIQGKLRDISIDVKVVIDDASLRFSVDNKSVLKINQLQWKCRGNTKIVIDGVTIQISWDVYNWLFGDKDKVKPDKTPAVFLLRFENQEVEGNDALMMNKRVRDNVVLRKENSQIPSFWATSYGHWSSSRLSSVMEWSSCREEDERSFGCKSWFSLVIYAWRK; this is encoded by the exons ATGAAAATATCTGCTCTTGGTCGTGGTGGCTCCTCCCCTTTATCCGCTTGTTTCCATCCTTCCGCCACCGCCACAAACGATGATCTACCGTCGTCTGCTCCATCGCCGTCATATTTCTCCTCCGGTGACCTTCCGAATCCTACCACCACTTGCCATTACCACACAAACGTCGGTGTTTTCTTCCTCACATGGTCTCAAGCCTTCCTCCGTCGCTCTCTCCACCTTCATTTCTACTCATGCAACTCCGTAAATTGCTATCTTCACTCTCCAGATTGCTACCGCCACTCCGTTCCCTTCACTTTCCGGCTCGAAGTCAAGCCCTTGACCTTCTGGAGAAAACATGGATCCAAGAAGATATCTCGAAAACCCGATATTCGAATCGTATGGGACCTGACTCATGCAAGATTTGGACTAGGACCTGATCCTGAATCCGGGTTTTACGTAGCTGTTATTGTATCAGGCGAAGTGGGTCTTCTCGTTGGCGATGGAAACGAGAAAGAGAGGCCGAGGAGACAAGTCTTGGTGTCCAAGAAAGAGAATCTGTTTGGAAACAGAGTTTACTCTACGAAAATCAAGATCCAAGGAAAACTAAGAGACATTAGCATAGACGTTAAGGTTGTTATCGACGATGCTAGTCTTCGGTTTAGCGTAGATAATAAGAGTGTTTTAAAGATTAATCAGCTTCAATGGAAATGTAGAGGGAACACAAAGATAGTGATCGATGGTGTGACGATACAAATATCGTGGGATGTGTACAACTGGCTTTTTGGTGACAAGGATAAGGTTAAACCGGATAAGACACCCGCGGTGTTCTTACTACGGTTTGAGAACCAAGAGGTTGAAG GAAACGACGCGTTGATGATGAACAAGCGAGTAAGAGACAACGTTGTTTTGCGGAAGGAGAACTCTCAAATACCGTCGTTTTGGGCGACTTCGTATGGTCATTGGTCTTCTTCTCGGTTGTCTTCTGTGATGGAGTGGTCTAGTTGTAGAGAGGAAGATGAGAGGAGCTTTGGGTGTAAGAGTTGGTTCTCTTTGGTTATCTACGCTTGGAGAAAGTAA
- the LOC109126592 gene encoding uncharacterized protein LOC109126592, whose amino-acid sequence MWRFILVMCLLALLGRGSSGRLPIWEKDLGRLYGLQNKLQRGPVPPSEPSLCHNKLNHLTHPEVYSSQTYVLCP is encoded by the coding sequence ATGTGGAGATTCATTTTGGTGATGTGTCTTCTAGCTTTGCTCGGAAGGGGAAGCTCGGGGAGGCTGCCGATATgggagaaggatttgggacGATTGTACGGTTTACAGAACAAGCTTCAACGAGGTCCGGTTCCTCCATCAGAACCATCTCTATGCCACAATAAACTAAACCATCTTACTCATCCAGAGGTTTACTCTTCCCAAACTTACGTTCTTTGCCCATGA
- the LOC104713983 gene encoding uncharacterized protein LOC104713983 isoform X1, giving the protein MKISALGRGGSSPLSACFHPSATATNDDLPSSAPSPSYFSSGDLPNPTTTCHYHTNVGVFFLTWSQAFLRRSLHLHFYSCNSVNCYLHSPDCYRHSVPFTFRLEVKPLTFWRKHGSKKISRKPDIRIVWDLTHARFGLGPDPESGFYVAVIVSGEVGLLVGDGNEKERPRRQVLVSKKENLFGNRVYSTKIKIQGKLRDISIDVKVVIDDASLRFSVDNKSVLKINQLQWKCRGNTKIVIDGVTIQISWDVYNWLFGDKDKVKPDKTPAVFLLRFENQEVEGNDALMMNKRVRDNVVLRKENSRTPSFWATSYGHWPSSRMSSVMEWSSCREEDERSFGCKSWFSLVIYAWRK; this is encoded by the coding sequence ATGAAAATATCTGCTCTTGGTCGTGGTGGCTCCTCCCCTTTATCCGCTTGTTTCCATCCTTCCGCCACCGCCACAAACGATGATCTACCGTCGTCTGCTCCATCGCCGTCATATTTCTCCTCCGGTGACCTTCCGAATCCTACCACCACTTGCCATTACCACACAAACGTCGGTGTTTTCTTCCTCACATGGTCTCAAGCCTTCCTCCGTCGCTCTCTCCACCTTCATTTCTACTCATGCAACTCCGTAAATTGCTATCTTCACTCTCCAGATTGCTACCGCCACTCCGTTCCCTTCACTTTCCGGCTCGAAGTCAAGCCCTTGACCTTCTGGAGAAAACATGGATCCAAGAAGATATCTCGAAAACCCGATATTCGAATCGTATGGGACCTGACTCATGCAAGATTTGGACTAGGACCTGATCCTGAATCCGGGTTTTACGTAGCTGTTATTGTATCAGGCGAAGTGGGTCTTCTCGTTGGCGATGGAAACGAGAAAGAGAGGCCGAGGAGACAAGTCTTGGTGTCCAAGAAAGAGAATCTGTTTGGAAACAGAGTTTACTCTACGAAAATCAAGATCCAAGGAAAACTAAGAGACATTAGCATAGACGTTAAGGTTGTTATCGACGATGCTAGTCTTCGGTTTAGCGTAGATAATAAGAGTGTTTTAAAGATTAATCAGCTTCAATGGAAATGTAGAGGGAACACAAAGATAGTGATCGATGGTGTGACGATACAAATATCGTGGGATGTGTACAACTGGCTTTTTGGTGACAAGGATAAGGTTAAACCGGATAAGACACCCGCGGTGTTCTTACTACGGTTTGAGAACCAAGAGGTTGAAGGAAACGACGCGTTGATGATGAACAAGCGAGTAAGGGACAACGTTGTTTTGCGGAAGGAGAACTCTCGAACACCGTCGTTTTGGGCGACGTCGTATGGTCATTGGCCTTCTTCTCGGATGTCTTCTGTGATGGAGTGGTCTAGTTGTAGAGAGGAAGATGAGAGGAGCTTCGGATGTAAGAGTTGGTTCTCTTTGGTGATATACGCTTGGAGAAAGTAA
- the LOC104713985 gene encoding LOW QUALITY PROTEIN: probable receptor-like protein kinase At1g80640 (The sequence of the model RefSeq protein was modified relative to this genomic sequence to represent the inferred CDS: inserted 1 base in 1 codon) codes for MKPIRNFSFFSKKTIMRDLLLLLLLMIIFITVSASNPSLAPVYSSMATFSPGIQMGSGEDDRFDARKKLLIGLIISFSSLGLVILFCFGFWFYRKNQSPKSINNNSDPETGNSFSLFMRRLSSIKTQRRTSINKGYVQCFDIKTLEKATGGFKESNVIGQGGFGCVYKACLDNNTKAAVKKIQNVSQEAKREFQNEVDLLSKIKHANVISLLGSASEINSSFLVYELMEKGSLDEQLHGPSGGSALTWHMRMKIALDTARGLEYLHEHCRPPIIHRDLKSSNILLDSSFNAKISDFGLAVSLDEHGKANIKLSGTLGYVAPEYLLDGKLTDKSDVYAFGVVLLELLLGRRPVEKLTPAQCQSLVTWAMPQLTDRSKLPNIVDSVIKDTMDLKHLYQVAAMAVLCVQPEPSYRPLITDVLHSXVPLVPVELGGTLRLTR; via the exons ATGAAACCCATcagaaacttttcttttttcagcaaaaaaacaataatgagagaccttcttcttcttcttcttcttatgatcATCTTCATTACTGTTTCTGCTTCAAACCCTTCTCTAGCTCCTGTTTACTCTTCCATGGCTACATTCTCTCCTG GAATTCAAATGGGAAGTGGTGAAGATGACAGATTTGATGCTCGTAAGAAACTTCTGATTGGTCTCATAATCAGTTTCTCTTCCCTTGGCCTTGTaatcttgttctgttttggCTTCTGGTTTTATCGCAAGAACCAATCTCCCAAATCCATCAATAATAATTCAG atCCTGAGACTGGGAATTCATTTTCCTTGTTTATGAGACGACTCAGCTCGATTAAAACTCAGAGGAGAACATCTATCAACAAGGGTTATGTTCAGTGTTTCGATATCAAGACGCTTGAGAAAGCAACAGGCGGTTTTAAAGAGAGTAACGTAATCGGACAAGGCGGTTTCGGATGCGTTTACAAGGCTTGTCTGGACAACAACACAAAAGCAGCGGTCAAGAAGATCCAAAACGTTAGCCAAGAAGCGAAACGTGAATTTCag AATGAAGTTGACTTGTTAAGCAAGATCAAGCACGCGAACGTTATCTCATTGTTGGGTTCAGCAAGTGAAATCAACTCGAGTTTTCTAGTTTATGAGCTCATGGAGAAAGGATCCTTAGATGAGCAGTTACATG GGCCTTCTGGTGGATCAGCTCTAACATGGCACATGCGTATGAAGATTGCTCTTGATACAGCTAG AGGACTAGAGTATCTCCATGAGCATTGTCGTCCACCAATTATCCACAGGGATTTGAAATCTTCGAATattcttcttgattcttcctTCAACGCCAAG ATTTCAGATTTTGGGCTTGCTGTATCGCTTGATGAGCATGGCAAGGCCAACATTAAACTATCTGGGACACTTGGTTATGTTGCCCCGGAATATCTCCTAGACG GTAAACTGACAGATAAGAGTGATGTTTATGCATTTGGGGTGGTTCTGCTTGAACTTTTGTTGGGTAGACGGCCGGTTGAGAAGTTGACTCCAGCTCAATGCCAGTCTCTTGTGACTTGG GCAATGCCACAACTTACTGATAGATCCAAGCTTCCAAACATTGTTGATTCGGTTATAAAAGATACAATGGATCTCAAGCACTTATACCAG GTAGCAGCCATGGCGGTGCTATGCGTGCAGCCAGAACCGAGTTACAGGCCGTTGATAACCGATGTTCTTCATT CTGTTCCACTGGTTCCAGTTGAGCTAGGAGGGACTCTCCGGTTAACAAGATGA
- the LOC104713984 gene encoding 60S ribosomal protein L39-1, which produces MPSHKTFMIKKKLGKKMRQNRPIPHWIRLRTDNTIRYNAKRRHWRRTKLGF; this is translated from the exons ATG CCGTCGCACAAGACGTTCATGATCAAGAAGAAGCTTGGGAAGAAGATGAGGCAAAACAGGCCTATCCCTCACTGGATTCGTCTCCGTACCGACAACACCATCAG GTACAATGCTAAGCGTAGGCATTGGCGCAGAACCAAGCTTGGATTCTAA